Proteins from a genomic interval of Benincasa hispida cultivar B227 chromosome 7, ASM972705v1, whole genome shotgun sequence:
- the LOC120080878 gene encoding probable alpha,alpha-trehalose-phosphate synthase [UDP-forming] 9, which produces MASRSTTNFLDLASGDLLDVPRTPRSLPRVMTVPGIISELDDYGSNDGDSESSSVCRERKIIVANMLPLHAKKDGQSGKWCFSLDEDSLLLQLKNGFSPEMEVIYIGSLKVEIDASEQEEVAQKLFDNFNCVPTFLPSDLQKNFYLGFCKQQLWPLFHYMLPMCPEHGDRFDRQLWQAYVSANKIFADKVMEIINPEEDSVWVHDYHLMVLPTFLRKRYNRVKLGFFLHSPFPSSEIYRTLPVRDEILRGLLNCDLLGFHTFDYARHFLSCCSRMLGLDYESKRGHIGLDYYGRTVYIKILPVGIHMGRLESVMNLPSTFAKVKEIRDQFMGKKLILGIDDMDIFKGISLKLLAVEQLLRQHPALRGKIVLVQIVNPARGSGKDVHEAQKETYLAAERINEAYGSNNYKPVILIDRPVPRFEKTAYYALAECCIVSAVRDGMNLVPYKYIVCRQGTPLMDEAMGLQIGSPRTSMLVVSEFIGCSPSLSGAIRVNPWDIDAVADALELAITIQESEKQLRHEKHYRYVSSHDIGYWSRSFMQDLDRACQDHYSKRCWGIGLGLRFRVVSLSPGFRKLTIDHIVSAYKRTHRRAIFLDYDGTIISQSSIIKTPSPEIISILTTLCNDPCNTVFIVSGRGRSSLGQWFASCEMLGIAAEHGYFIRWGGTSEWETSPLSSDLDWIKIVEPVMKLYTEATDGSCIEPKESALVWHHQDADSDFGSCQAKELLDHLENVLANEPAVVKRGQHIVEVKPQGVSKGLVAEKVLSRMVDSGRPPDFVMCIGDDRSDEDMFESILSTVSSPSLPSAPEIFACTVGRKPSKAKFYLDDTSDVVKLLQCLASSSRPRPRQLPQMRVSFESVF; this is translated from the exons TTTGGACCTGGCTTCTGGAGATTTACTGGATGTCCCTCGTACACCCAGGTCCCTGCCACGGGTAATGACTGTTCCTGGAATTATTTCTGAACTGGATGATTATGGGAGTAATGATGGAGATTCGGAGTCTTCATCTGTATGCCGTGAGCGGAAAATCATAGTTGCGAACATGTTGCCCTTGCACGCTAAAAAAGATGGGCAATCTGGCAAATGGTGCTTCAGTTTAGATGAGGACTCACTTTTATTGCAGCTCAAGAATGGGTTTTCACCTGAGATGGAGGTTATATACATTGGCTCCCTCAAGGTTGAAATCGACGCCAGCGAACAGGAAGAGGTTGCTCAGAAGCTGTTCGACAATTTTAACTGTGTACCTACATTTCTTCCTTCTGATCTCCAGAAAAACTTTTATCTTGGGTTTTGCAAACAGCAGCTATGGCCCTTATTCCATTACATGCTACCCATGTGCCCAGAGCACGGTGATCGCTTCGATCGGCAGCTTTGGCAAGCCTATGTTTCTGCGAATAAAATATTTGCTGATAAGGTGATGGAAATCATCAATCCTGAGGAAGATTCTGTTTGGGTTCATGATTATCATTTAATGGTTCTTCCAACGTTCCTGAGAAAGCGCTACAATCGAGTTAAACTTGGATTTTTTCTGCATAGTCCGTTTCCGTCATCAGAAATCTATCGAACTTTACCAGTTCGGGATGAGATTCTCCGTGGCCTATTAAACTGTGATCTACTTGGTTTTCATACGTTTGATTATGCCCGACACTTCCTCTCCTGCTGCAGCAGAATGTTGggcttggactatgaatccaaGCGGGGACATATTGGACTAGATTATTATGGTCGCACGGTATATATCAAAATTCTACCTGTAGGAATTCACATGGGTCGGTTGGAATCAGTGATGAATCTTCCATCTACATTTGCTAAAGTCAAAGAAATTCGAGATCAGTTCATGGggaagaaattaattcttggtATTGATGACATGGACATTTTTAAGGGTATAAGCCTGAAGCTTCTCGCTGTGGAACAGCTTTTACGGCAACATCCTGCATTACGGGGCAAAATAGTCCTGGTTCAAATAGTGAACCCTGCAAGGGGTTCAGGGAAAGATGTACATGAAGCTCAGAAGGAAACCTACTTGGCTGCTGAAAGGATCAATGAAGCTTACGGTTCAAATAACTACAAACCAGTAATTCTGATTGATCGCCCAGTCCCACGGTTTGAGAAGACTGCTTATTATGCTTTAGCAGAATGCTGCATAGTGAGTGCTGTAAGGGATGGCATGAATTTGGTTCCATACAAGTATATTGTTTGCAGGCAAGGAACTCCTCTTATGGATGAGGCTATGGGCTTACAAATTGGTTCTCCTCGGACGAGTATGCTTGTAGTGTCTGAGTTTATTGGTTGCTCACCCTCTTTAAGTGGAGCTATCAGGGTTAACCCTTGGGACATTGATGCTGTTGCTGATGCCTTGGAACTAGCCATAACTATCCAGGAGTCAGAGAAGCAGCTGCGACATGAAAAACATTATCGATATGTCAGTTCCCACGATATAGGATACTGGTCTCGTAGTTTTATGCAAGATTTAGACAGAGCATGTCAAGATCACTATAGTAAACGGTGCTGGGGAATTGGCCTGGGTCTGCGTTTTAGAGTTGTTTCTCTTTCTCCTGGGTTTAGGAAGTTAACTATTGATCACATTGTCTCAGCTTATAAAAGAACTCATCGAAGAGCGATATTTTTGGATTACGATGGCACTATCATTTCACAAAGCTCTATAATTAAGACACCAAGCCCTGAAATTATCTCTATCTTGACTACGCTTTGCAATGACCCTTGTAACACTGTCTTCATTGTTAGTGGGAGGGGGAGAAGTTCTTTAGGCCAGTGGTTTGCCTCTTGTGAGATGTTGGGGATTGCAGCAGAACATGGGTACTTCATAAG GTGGGGTGGAACTTCAGAATGGGAAACCAGTCCGTTGTCTTCTGATCTAGATTGGATTAAAATTGTAGAGCCAGTGATGAAATTATATACAGAAGCAACAGATGGCTCGTGCATAGAACCCAAAGAGAGTGCTTTAGTCTGGCATCATCAAGATGCCGATTCTGACTTTGGATCCTGTCAAGCCAAGGAATTGCTGGATCATCTAGAAAACGTACTTGCCAACGAACCAGCAGTTGTTAAACGGGGCCAACATATTGTTGAAGTGAAGCCACAG GGAGTAAGCAAAGGTTTGGTCGCAGAAAAGGTTCTCTCGAGAATGGTGGATAGTGGAAGACCACCTGATTTCGTGATGTGCATTGGAGATGATAGATCAGATGAAGATATGTTCGAGAGCATATTAAGCACAGTCTCCAGTCCCTCGCTGCCTTCCGCTCCCGAAATTTTTGCCTGTACAGTTGGGCGAAAGCCAAGCAAGGCCAAGTTTTACCTCGACGACACTTCCGATGTCGTGAAATTGCTGCAGTGCCTTGCCTCTTCATCACGTCCAAGACCTCGGCAACTACCACAGATGCGTGTTTCTTTTGAGAGTGTTTTTTGA